The Tursiops truncatus isolate mTurTru1 chromosome 11, mTurTru1.mat.Y, whole genome shotgun sequence genomic sequence CTGGGCAAGGCATTCAGTTGAATAatccaataattaaaaaaaatttacccaaCTCACGACGGTATAGCAAATAATATATTCTCTTGCCTTGAAGACCTTTACCCATTCAGGGGCACAGCAAACACATGCTGGATACGTCAACAAAGTGCCTAAGACCCCAAGAGTTAAGACACTAAATCCTGCTAGAATCTAATCTAATTCCAACTGAAGACACGTCCACTATCCActtatccatctatctatttgGGAGTGAGGCGGCCCCAGCTTAAAGCTAGGAGGAGGTAGCATTGCAAGCCCGTTAATTAAAAAAGTACCATGCAGCGTAACACACAAAAGCATCAAGTCCCCATACTAAAAGGCTAATCTAGCTATTGCGCCAGTACTTGGATCACTGGATACCTACCACTACCACCGCCAAAGCCGCCTCCGCCTCCTCCGTTGTTATAGCTGTCACTCCCGCCATAGCCACTGCCCTGGTTTCCATAACCCTGTCCACCACTTCCATagcctctgcttcctccagaGTAACCAGGGCCGCCTCCTCCATAACCACCTACAAGAATACAATTCTTCTCAATAAGACAAAAGTATTCAACAGTCATTCTGTGATAGCATGACAGCTAAAGGCCTGCTCACAACATGCTATTAGGTCAGAATTGAGCTTATCATGCACTAGACTTTTAATCTCTATTAGCCTATTCTAAAGGTTGCCAAAACTTTTAATCTGTGGTtccttaaataaaacaaaacttaccATCATTACCGAATCCATTATagccatccccactgccaccataTCCACCACCACCGCGGCTGCCACCAAAGCCACCTGGAGAAAAgcagaattaaaacaaacaaacaaaaaccaggttTGAAGTATGTGGATCGCATACAAGTCACCCCCTTCTAAGTCTAAATTTTAGGAAGCGTTAAATCAGTAAATTATTTCCGTATGCAAGACTAACTACCGGTTAGTGAGAAGCCAGACCTACATCTGGATTAAAATGTAACTTCGGATAAGACATCTGGGGGTAATTATAATTTTACCATTAACTCTCATTAGTAAACTATAACCACACAAACCTCGACCGCTGAAGTTTCCTCCACGACCAAAGTTGTCATTCCCACCAAAACCACCTCCACGACCACCACCAAAGTTTCCAGAACCACTTCGACCTGAAGAGACGAGTTTTAATTGTTAGGCTGTACAAATTGGAATTGCTCAAAATTATGTTTAAGGTTTAATTAAGTAACAAACTGACCTCTTTGGCTGGATGAAGCACTAGCCATCTCTTGCTTAGATAGGGCTTTCCTTACTTCACAGTTGTGGCCATTCACAGTGTGGTATTTCTGAACTGAAAAAATTTGGAGATAAAGAAAACACCAACACAGCATTTAGAATACAGCATGGATTTCAAAACCCTTAGCAAATGCCAGCCACCCGATACTTACTGACAATCTTGTCTACAGAGTCATGATCATCAAAGGTTACAAAAGCAAAGCCTCTCTTTTTGCCACTGCCTCGGTCAGTCATGATTTCAATCACTTCAATTTTCCCATACTGTTCAAAATAATCTCTTAGATGATGTTCTTCAGTGTCTTCTTTAATGCCACCaacaaaaatctttttcacagttAAGTGGGCACCAGGTCTTTGAGAATCCTAACacgaaaaaaattaagttaactTATATTAACAAAACCTATCCCCAAGTTAAGAATTTTAAGTTTGTTACACCCCTAAATGTTAAGTCCCCCTAGTGGCACACTTCCAAATGACTAAAGGAAGGGGGGGGGAAGATCACTTACTTCTCTTGAGACGGCCCTCTTTGGTTCCACAACTCTTCCATCCACCTTGTGTGGCCTTGCATTCATGGCCGCATCCACCTCCTCCACAGTGGCATATGTGACAAACCCGAAGCCTCTGGAGCGTTTGGTGTTTGGATCCCTCATTACCTTTAATGTTTAATACGTGGTAAGCCCCCAGAAGCTATTGCCTTTTCTACCTTAAGTAAGGCAGTAGGAGACTTTATACCAACCCTTTGTCTGAAGCCCTTCAATTTCCCACTAACCATCTAAAGCTAATCAATTGGGAGCTTTTTAATCAGTTAAAGCCACACCTTACTTGAAACTATAATCCCATTAACATTCAGACGGTAATACAGCAAGCTAAGCCAAAGAAATCAACGAGTTCTACGGTCCTTTGTCTCTTTCAAGTCTTACCACACAATCTGTGAGCGTTCCCCACTGCTCAAAATGGCTCCTCAGACTCTCATCGGTTGTTTCAAAGCTCAAACCTCCGATGAAGAGCTTCCGCAGCTGTTCGGGCTCTTTGGGTGACTAtgagtagggggaaaaaaagcggTAAGTGGGGCTATAACGCGAAACACCTTCCAGCTACAAGAACCAAAACTAAAACTAGATGGCAACGTACGAAACACTTTATTGTTCCTTCTGGTCGCAGCAAGCCACGTGCTTCTCCGCACTGGGGTAGGTTTGTTGGGTGCTGGGTGGGCCGGGAGGCGCCGAGCGCATGCGTCCCTCACTCCCTTCGACGCACGCGCAACAAAAGGACTAGGAGGGAGGAGTACATCGCCAATATCGACTATAAATGCTCTTTAAGAAAGTCGCCCACTGAGACAAGGTAAAAAAACATATTGAATGTACTTAAGAGTTTTGCAAGGTGGACCGAGCCTGCGTGATAGCTAAGGGTTGCAGGACGGCAGCCTCATGGCGAAGAGGACAAAATGGCGACCTCAACTTAGGGAGGGGTAGGCCCTGGCAGAGACCGAAGAACTGCTGAACCGGCTGGGGCAAGCAGCCAAACCAGGCCGAACCCTACTGAACTCAGGAAGGCgcgaaaaagaaaatttaggtgGAGAGAGCGTCCTACTCACCTCTGACTTAGACATAACGGcagtggagggtgggggggagacgtCAACGATGCTTACTCGGCGGCGTCCACGAGCAGAAAGAAGTAAGCTACCGAACGTATCTGCCAGCCTACCTTCGGCCTCGCTCTTTTATCCCGCCTCCTCGCTTTCAGCATTGGTAGACTCCGCCCCTGAGTAGCTCTGATTGGATATTTGAAATTGCTCCCCCCCTACTATTGGTCTCTGGTACTGCAGTGCTGTGTAACGTCATCCGTTTGGGCGTTCTACGCAGTCTCCACCCCTCGGGGGGGGGGTCTATGGGTGCCCGAGTAATATTATTAACTAGTCTGATAGGCTAGTCAACCAATCATTCATGTTTGAATGCACTTAGGTTATTTAGGTAACTTTTTAATTCTCTACGTTACGAATTTTACGTTCAGCTCATCTGTCAAACCATGATTGATACTATGAATCAGAAAAGTAGTTAGcatgtaacaattttttttttttggcagcgaCTGCCTGCTGAGCGCATGTGTAGTAAAATGGCGAGTTTACGCAGGCGCGTTAAGAAGTTCCGCCTGGCGCTTGGAACACGTGAAATGGCGGGCAGGAGACAGCTGCGAACCTAAGGCGCCTGCGTAGTGGCGGGAGTTGGGCCCCTTTTTGCGCAGGCGTAATGGGCGGGGAAAGGGTCCAGTCCCAGGATTGGTCGCGCAGGCGCAGGGAAGGATCCGTTTTGGCGGGCGGTTGGCGTTACGCAGAacgcggcggcagcggcggcctGTGGTCCGGCCTCACCACCGAGGAACAGGGGAGACGTTAGCGTGAGTGATCGGTCTCGATCCCGGGTAAGTGGCGGACAGTCTTGCCTACGCATACGAGGTCTTGAACCGACTCCAGTTGGCCCCGTTATTGTGTGAAATGAATGGACCGCGGGGTGGGGGCTCGTGAAGGGGGAGCGGTGGGTCCACCCAACCAATGGAAGAACAGGGGCGGGATGTTTTATTCCCGTAGTTTCTGTGGAGCTTTGCAGCCGAAGAGTTTGACTGGCGAGTGAATAGGCCAATTGGATCCTCCTTTAGCAGCCGACTGACCGGTCCTTGGGCCATCGGTATGTGGGAGGCGGGCTTTCTCTTCCTGAGCAGCGGCTCACTGAGCCAATGAGCACGAAGCGCGCGGTAGGTTGGGCTCCTCCAAGAGGCAGCGGTTTGACTCCAATGGGGGATGCGGCAGTCGGGCGGTTAAATGGATGGACCAAATCTGGAGCCAGTAGGCGGACAGCTTACGGAAAGCGCTCGGTCTGGCCGTCCAATCAGCGCTCCAAAAGAGGGAGGTCTTAGATTTGGGGATGCAAGGATGGGGAGTCACTGCCTGCGATGGCGCGAGGGGGTGGGTATTTTATTCACAATGACTTGAACGAAGCCTTTGGGTCTCTAGGCCACACACTTCTCTGGTAGGGAACCTGTAAGTTTGCTCCTATAGTTCTCGAGTTTGGCTTTATTTCCCCATGTAGGTACATCCCACCATCCAGCAATGTTTAGGTTTTGCGGGGGGGGCAACAAGGGAGGTCTTTTGACTTTGAGAACTCGCTTCTTTAGGAAGACGGACTTGAAATGTTACAGCGAATAGGATAAATCTCTTTGTATTGTTGTGGAAAGGTACCGAAGAAAAATCAACATAATTGTAATAATGCATATTTTCACGGACAAAGAGATTTGTAAATCCAcagaaaaagttttggaaagcTACATACCAAAGCGTGTTACCTCTAGGGATACAGTGGGATGGAGACAGGTCCGATTTCCAATGTTTAAATCTTTTCAGGGATAATAATTTGTGATTCaagttaaatttaaaagccaattgtttttgtgttttcagtTATAAGCAAGTACTTCTCAACACCTCCTTACACCTCAAAAAAGTTCTATTTTTCAGTTAAGAACTAAGGTGATCCtctgtttaaaaatacaaatttaaaaaaggtAGCTTTTTTTGAGTACTTAGTATTGATACCTGctaggcattatgctaaatgctTTGCAAGTATTGTCCATGTCCCCAGTGCCTTTATCTTAGGCTCTTCTCTGTGGAACTTTTCTCTCCATATATATCTCTTTCTTTACACCATTACAGATCTCCTAAGCCCTTTCTGCTGTTCTATTGAGGATATCTGGATTTGGATAAAAAGGAAGTTGCTTAAGGAGGATGATACTTAGGGTGTTGGAGACAGGAGGACACATTCATCACCTGGgttatatttttgccttttgattATATTTCCTTCAAAGTATTTTATATGCAGTTCATATCTTGTTAGTAATGCCCATTCGTATCAGTCGAGTGTATTTTagtaaaacaaattttcattGCATATTGGCTATATCAGAGTCTATACTGTactaatatttactgatttatttagtGTCaagggaaaaatgtttaaatactgTAATAAGTTCAAATACATATGAAGTTCTCTTATGAGTAGAGACCTTTCTGACATTGTACAAAAGGAAGATGATTTTAGATGAGCTTATCGTGAACCAGAGGAGAGATTTTCGTGTTCTCTGGCACTTGCAAAAGGAAAACCTATTTTGTATTTGCTTCTAAACTATTCGTAGGTATGCTAATAATGCAGCTACTTAGTTTATAAGAACTAAAGTGAAATAGATTAAGGGTATCTGTCCCTAATTTATTTAGGTCTGAAAGGAATACAATCTTGATCTACTACAGGGTTTCTCAAGCTcagcactattgatattttgagCCTGATAAATGCAtctcacctccccccacaccGCCACTTGTGACAATCAAAATGTCACCAAATgtcctgggagggaggggtgcaaaATCTCCACTTGAAAACCATTGACTGAAATGACAGATGGTAGAGTTGATTATCTTgacaaaatcttttattttgccAATTGGAATTTAGAGGGAGAAGATGGGTGAAGTGTTCAGGAAGTGTCCTTTGGTAAATGGATCACTAAATCCTCATGATTATGTCTTCAGATATAGCATGATCATTGTTTGATTggataaaaggaaaatttcattAAGGTTTTTACCATTTCTTGCAGTTTGAACGTTGATTACATCTTGTGTTTGTTTGGCTTCCTAAAATAATGGCAAATATGTTTTTGAAGAAGGTAGACTTTGCTTCAGGTGCTTATTACATTCTCATTTGACTTAATCCTGTTTCCTTTAAAGTTTCATTATGCAAATAAATGTGCAAAGCactctgacattttcttttttttaataaaatttattttatttatttatttttggctgtgttgggtctttgttgctgcacgtgggctttctgtagttgcggtgagcggaggctactcttccgttgcagtgcgtgggcttctcattgtgggggcttttcttgtcgcggagcatgagctctaggcacgcaggcttcagtagttgtggctcatgggctttagagcacaggctcagtagttgtggcgcacgggcttagttgctctgggcatgtgggatcttcccggaccagggattgaacgcatgtcccctgcataggcaggcggattctcaaccactgcgccaccagggaagcccctctctgacattttctcatctatagtactctatttcattttcttaaaaacacagGTCGATTTCTGCTGATCTGATTTTTCAGCTGTGTAGAGACTTGTACACTGGGGGAAAAGAAATACTGACTGAAAAATAGGTAACCAAATCATGCCACCCTAGATTACTCCGAGTAGATTCATCTCATTTCCAGCCCCACCTACTTGGCTGTAATCAGTGACCCCTTATTTGATGTTTTTAATGGTatattttaatctgaaaaatttCAGGACTTGAAGCTAGACTTTTTGGTTTACTGTGGTGTGCAAataaaagttgtttgttttattgtaacTTCCCTTACAGTGTCACAGTTAATAGGTCTGATAAACATTTCTTTCTGGTGGGTAATTTTTCATTGAAATTCTGAGACTATCACATTGAAAATCCTAAGTTTAGACTTATTTCTTGCCTTTGGAGAACTTGGTTTGGTTGTTAATTTGTTCCTCTCTGTTAACAATATAAAATGCTGAGCCTttgttacaaaaattaaatttcaggCACTTGCACTTAGAATTTAGAAGCATCTTATTGCATCCaaacatgaaatattattcactaaaagggaaaataacacaTCTTCGCTGGTCTGTCTGAAATACAGTAAGTAGAAAGCTTCTGTCTGGGCAGGAGGTGAGCAAGATGATaactggggaaagagaaagaaagaacataccTCTGAAGTGACTGGATTTTTATATTATCTAGGGAAGTTCTGGTGATTTTCACTGCCCTTGACAGTACctctggaaaagagagaaaggtatCCAGGGTACAAAGGTTTCCAAGGAAGACtactattttttgcttttatcaaggtattttattttaccatATAGCATGATTTATATATCTTATTGAAATAGCCCATTTAACATCCCCTGGTAAAGcattttttcttgtccttttactTGGTCTATTTTGATTTCCGTTTACCTTATGTGAAACTGGGCCTAAATGCTCTGGATGttgatttaaaaagcaataaattacAGTGTGAGATATCACAACTGACTTAGTATGGCTGATATTTACACATTGTTATCTATGAACTTGGACTCTGGgcagttgtctttttttccctgacaTAAACTTtgattttccttccctccttgtaGAGGATGGCTTTAGCTGATCATCGTACTAATGGGAAGGAGTCCAGGTCATCCTGAGAAGAGTTGGCTTGTGCAGAGTCCAGGACGCAGATTTGTTGGATTTCTGTAAGCCACTCGAAGCCACGTGTTCTTTTCTGATGACAACTTTACACTTGTGTTGGCAGAACACCCACAGTGACAACTGTTGCCCATGTTTAGTCTGTTCGGGAGCTCTACCAGATAGCATGTTTGGGGGAAGACCTACACTGTTCTTGTTGGAAGCTGTGTAAATATTAGATCTTTCTGAATTTATCTTCTCAGATCTGCCATAATTTTAGATAAATTGCATCCTGAGATTGCCTCAACTTACCCTTTGAAATGAAAGATTAAAGGGTTTAGGCATTCTTTGGGTCATTTAAAGCACAATTCTTTTTGTATCAGTAATTGGTTTTATATATGTCtggtttatgatttttaaaattttatttcccctGTGTCCTGGTTTCCTGTGGCTGCAATTaccacaaacctggtggcttcaaacaacaggaatttattctctcacaattctggaggccagaagtctgcaATCAAGGTGTTGAGCCCATTCCGGAGGCCCTAGGGGAGAGTCCCTTTCTTGCCTTTCCAGCCTCTGGTGGTTGTCAGTTTTCTTTGGCTTATGGCCTCATCTCTCCCTGCTCTGTCTTCATGTTGCCTTCTCTGCGTGTCTGTCTCAGAACTCCTGCCTCTCTTAAAAAGATACGTGTGATTGCACTTAAGGCCCACTGATAATCCAGGATAAATTTCTCCTTTCACATCTTTAAATCAcatcttttgccatgtaaagtaataGTCACAGGTTTGAGGGATTAGGTCATGGATAACTTTTGGAGGGCCATCATTCAGACTGTTATACCCTGGTTCTCTAACTCCTATCCAAATAAATTTTACCTAATTCAAAAAggaaaggttatttttaaaaatgaggggcagctggggggcgggggaaggctCAGGAGACCCAAGTGAGCCAATTGCCCTCTTCAgtccttagtttctttttttttcttttttttcctttttttggctgtgttgggtctttgttgctgcacatgggctttctctagttgtgagcgggggctactctgttgcggtgcgtgggcttctcattgcggtggcttctcgttccggtgtgcaggcttcagtacttgtggctcgcaggctctagagcgcaggctcagtagttgtggcgcatgggcttagacgctctgtggcatgtgggatcttcccggaccagggctcaaacccgagtcccctgcattggcaggtggattcttaaccactgtgccaccagggaagtcccagtccttAGTTTCTTATATGGAAGAAATTGGATAGGTGAGAACTAATAGCCTTCTGGACCTAGGACTTTTATGAAGTGACTCCTAAATTgtcttggagtttatttttgaagttaattttaaatgcaaatcaaGAACTCATTCTTATATTTTGGGCCAATGTAGTCCACTGGTGGTTTTGCCTAGGACTTGAGGGACAGAAGACTTCGTTGGCTGCTTGTCAACTTCTCAGGATGTTAACACAGGATGACAAACTGTACTTGTTAATTGTGTGTGATTTTCTAAAAAGAATGTAATGGACTAGCTGGGCCACTTTTCACTCTTTCTAATGAGGCTGTGGACTGTGTAGTCTGGATTTCCTATCCAGTAAGAATAGTTCATCAAATTTAAACACTTAcaatcaattatacctcaatttaaaattatttttaaagagaggggAGTAAgcagaattttaagaaaagaaaatagcactGACAGATTTTTCTAACTGAAAATAGGTCATGGacctagttttaaaatttttcacatgcagtcctttttttttttttaaaccaattggcatgccggatcttagtttcctgaccagggatcgaacccgtgccccctgcagtggaagtgcggattcttaaccactggaccaccagggaagtcccaacatgcAGTCTTATTCTTCAGACTTACTAAGTGCCTGTTCCATTGTGTTTCATTGCTAGGAAGGACACCAGAAAGCATAGGATTGAGATGGTGTCACTGAAAGGACTACTTTAAGATCAAGTTTCATAACACactcat encodes the following:
- the HNRNPA1 gene encoding heterogeneous nuclear ribonucleoprotein A1 isoform X2 codes for the protein MRDPNTKRSRGFGFVTYATVEEVDAAMNARPHKVDGRVVEPKRAVSREDSQRPGAHLTVKKIFVGGIKEDTEEHHLRDYFEQYGKIEVIEIMTDRGSGKKRGFAFVTFDDHDSVDKIVIQKYHTVNGHNCEVRKALSKQEMASASSSQRGRSGSGNFGGGRGGGFGGNDNFGRGGNFSGRGGFGGSRGGGGYGGSGDGYNGFGNDGGYGGGGPGYSGGSRGYGSGGQGYGNQGSGYGGSDSYNNGGGGGGFGGGSGSNFGGGGSYNDFGSYNNQSSNFGPMKGGNFGGRSSGPYGGGGQYFAKPRNQGGYGGSSSSSSYGSGRRF
- the HNRNPA1 gene encoding heterogeneous nuclear ribonucleoprotein A1 isoform X1, producing MSKSESPKEPEQLRKLFIGGLSFETTDESLRSHFEQWGTLTDCVVMRDPNTKRSRGFGFVTYATVEEVDAAMNARPHKVDGRVVEPKRAVSREDSQRPGAHLTVKKIFVGGIKEDTEEHHLRDYFEQYGKIEVIEIMTDRGSGKKRGFAFVTFDDHDSVDKIVIQKYHTVNGHNCEVRKALSKQEMASASSSQRGRSGSGNFGGGRGGGFGGNDNFGRGGNFSGRGGFGGSRGGGGYGGSGDGYNGFGNDGGYGGGGPGYSGGSRGYGSGGQGYGNQGSGYGGSDSYNNGGGGGGFGGGSGSNFGGGGSYNDFGSYNNQSSNFGPMKGGNFGGRSSGPYGGGGQYFAKPRNQGGYGGSSSSSSYGSGRRF
- the HNRNPA1 gene encoding heterogeneous nuclear ribonucleoprotein A1 isoform X3, whose product is MSKSESPKEPEQLRKLFIGGLSFETTDESLRSHFEQWGTLTDCVVMRDPNTKRSRGFGFVTYATVEEVDAAMNARPHKVDGRVVEPKRAVSREDSQRPGAHLTVKKIFVGGIKEDTEEHHLRDYFEQYGKIEVIEIMTDRGSGKKRGFAFVTFDDHDSVDKIVIQKYHTVNGHNCEVRKALSKQEMASASSSQRGRSGSGNFGGGRGGGFGGNDNFGRGGNFSGRGGFGGSRGGGGYGGSGDGYNGFGNDGSNFGGGGSYNDFGSYNNQSSNFGPMKGGNFGGRSSGPYGGGGQYFAKPRNQGGYGGSSSSSSYGSGRRF